The Flammeovirgaceae bacterium genome contains a region encoding:
- a CDS encoding calcium/sodium antiporter, whose product MVNLLLLLAGFAILIKGADFLVVGASSIAKKCGISNLAIGLTVVAFGTSMPEFIVSLLAAINGQNDASFGNVIGSNNFNLLFILGLAGIIYPLVVQKSTVKYEIPISLIAAGVLFLLVNDELIRNGTGNSLGRVDSGVLMLCFALFMGYIYKTMKNSSGEEVATNTKVYRMSIAIVMVVVGLVMLIGGGKLVVDSAISIAHHFGLSEKLIGLTILAAGTSLPELATSAVAAYKRNTDIAIGNVIGSNIFNIFFILGLTGLITPIHFNTAMNFDIYVLLGSTIVLMIFMFTINRAKLDRWEAIILLGAYLVYTAVLISMD is encoded by the coding sequence ATGGTAAACTTACTTTTGCTGTTAGCCGGATTTGCAATCCTGATTAAGGGGGCCGATTTCCTGGTAGTTGGAGCCTCATCAATAGCCAAAAAGTGCGGCATATCAAACCTGGCCATTGGACTAACTGTGGTGGCTTTTGGCACTTCGATGCCCGAATTTATCGTGAGCCTGCTTGCGGCCATCAACGGTCAGAATGACGCCTCGTTCGGTAACGTGATTGGTAGTAACAATTTCAATCTCCTTTTTATTCTTGGTCTTGCAGGAATCATTTATCCCTTGGTAGTACAGAAAAGCACCGTGAAATACGAAATTCCGATATCGTTGATTGCTGCGGGTGTTTTGTTTTTACTGGTAAATGACGAACTCATCCGGAATGGAACCGGCAATTCGCTTGGGAGGGTCGATAGTGGTGTACTCATGCTGTGTTTCGCCTTATTTATGGGATACATTTATAAGACGATGAAAAATTCATCAGGCGAAGAAGTAGCAACTAACACTAAAGTCTATCGAATGTCAATAGCAATAGTTATGGTGGTGGTGGGACTGGTTATGTTGATAGGAGGGGGCAAACTTGTTGTGGACAGTGCTATTTCGATCGCGCACCATTTTGGATTGAGTGAAAAATTAATCGGGCTGACCATTCTTGCCGCGGGTACATCCTTACCTGAACTGGCAACATCAGCAGTGGCTGCTTATAAACGCAACACCGACATTGCCATTGGCAATGTAATAGGCTCCAACATCTTCAATATTTTTTTTATTTTAGGATTAACCGGACTTATCACCCCAATCCATTTTAACACCGCAATGAACTTTGATATTTACGTTCTCCTTGGGTCAACCATTGTGCTGATGATCTTTATGTTTACAATTAATCGGGCAAAACTAGACCGGTGGGAAGCCATAATCCTGCTTGGGGCTTACCTTGTTTATACCGCTGTATTGATTAGCATGGATTAG